The genomic interval tttccTTCGGCGTAGACTTAGCCAAACTCTTGTCTGTGGCCTGAAGAAACTTGCTTGGATTTCTTGTCGAGCTTCAGCTTGGAGCAAACTCGTATAGGCTggttatttgtttataaatagtttaaatataCATTGCGGCATGCGTGAATGCAAACTTTTCAGACTTCAGAAGGCAATACACTTTGAGGTTTCTGAAAACTTTAAATGCCCTTAATGTCCTATGGTTCCTTCAAATGAGATGTAAACAAATTACCACGAAAATAATTGGATCGCATAAGAACGTAGAAAGCCACAGTGATTAATTAGCGCTTGGAAAAAATTGTCCCCGCTGCTcgctaattaaataattcatcAAAAGTCAAGTGAGGAGCAATGCCACTGGTCACTTTTTCCCTTCAACGCTcttctgttttttatattcgTTTGCAGCTAATCTATGCAAAGTTTGCAGCGCTGACAAAAACTATTATGAAATTTCATTGAAAGTTGCAGTCGAAAAGTCGCGCATAAAAAAACCTAACGAAGGACAACAAGAGATCCGAAAGTTTTCCCGGTTATAACGAGTCAAAGTTGCAGTTCAGTTGATGAACTCGCAAAGCAGCGTCCGGCGTGGTCACACATGCCCTCGATGGGGACCCCGTATCTTTCCCTGTTCCCCAGGCCTCCATTTACAGAAACCTGTCAATTTAAGCCGCTTAGATGGACTGAAACCCCCTTTTTGGGGAATCTACATTTGCGGACAGTGCATATGCgttatatttatgtatattattttccacTTCTGTTTACAGCTCTcgaaatcaaaaatgtatacatttGGACCACCAAAATTAATTATCGTACCACCACAATCTCAGACACAAAAAACGGCTAGCGAAGAATCAGGACGTCGAGAAAAGGGAGATATATCATTATCAGGGCTGCGAAATATACTTTTCTCGGCAGGatactttgttttttataattaatttatatggCTATTAACATTAAACATTCCAGAGCATCAAGAGCTAAATGTAGGCTAAAATTCATATcgtaaaatttttaatttatttatgtctTTATCATTATGATTATTTGTGAATAATACATGAGGTGTTTACAATTAGGGATACATTTttaaacgaaacgaaaagaaCATTTTACCTCGGAAACAAGTTTTCGTAACCCTGGCACTTATGTTGGCTGATTGCGGGGAAAAAGGAGGGAAGTCATGAATACAAAATGTGCCGCAGCTTTTGGTTTTGCGGCTCAGTTGGCCGATCTCCTGCCCATTTCATGGGGCAACCCCCGCCCCTCGTCCTGGCATCACACATGGCAAAACTCATTTCATGGGTCACGAGCTACAATCATCTCAGAGATTCGAGGGGAAAAGAGGGAAGTGGCCGACAGAGACGGCCCAAAAATTGATTATGGCGGCAATGGCAGAAGGAGCCAGAGGgctggaaaaaaagaaaaagcacAACCGAGCAACTATCATCAAAATCCTATTAGTTGGATCTCTGGACACGGCCGGCCCTTTTGGATTGTCCTTCTCCAGTTGCCTGCATTTTGTCAGCGtttatttggcaaattaattcCCCAAAAGGTAAGCCAAACTTGCGATTTGAAACAATCATCGAACCCCTTCCCCGTCCGCCACTCCACGCAAGCCCAAAGTCCTTTTTGTCCTTTTGGGTCCCGCTGCAGCTGTTGTTTGCCCCGCCAGTGAGAAAGCCAGACTGTTGGAGaaacagcagaagcaacagccAAACGTGTCAAAAAAGGGGTGCATGGCTCACCATTAATGTACCCCTTCGAAAGGGACAATGGCTACGCCactggaaaaaagaaaagcccgGACACACAATTTGTGACAATTCCTTTTTGCGGATTAATATTTGCTCTTCCCCACCGGGGAACTCTCTCACCGGTTGCGCCTTTATTTGTCTCGCTGCCCTTTTCCTGTTTGCCACTCCACTTCATGCAAATTAACTTGCCAGAAATTTGGCAGGATTTTGCTGGCTCGGAAGCCTGACTTTCAATTGGAATTAAAGCCAAACATTCGGAGGAGCAATGAGTTTTAAAGGACAGCCAACCCTTTATTAACCTTTTGGGACGCAGCTCTGATTACCACCCGAGATTTTAGTTTCATTGTTTTAGGACTTAATTATAACGCAGCGTTCTGTATTGCCCAATGGCGACTATAAAGTCGGATGAGTGAACTATTTAATCTGCCTTTGAAGTACGCAAAGCTAAGTGTATGTTGCAAAGTCTTACAAAGTGGGAGGAAATATTATAGGTATGATCAGTTTCTTTATTAGATCAGAGCTAagcattaaatttgtcaataTATTGGAAATGGAAGCTTGAGTCTTATGAGATAGTTTCCAAAGACGCTTTATGAATGTGcatcaataatttatttttcttactTTTCACATCCTAGCTGATTGCCCTTCAGAAAGGGACAACAAGGAGGGCTTTTCTTCCCAACTTTTTTCAAAGGCTTTTAAAGTGGACTAGACGGTTGCTTTGACAAGTATCCTGATATATGGACTTTAGCTTGGCCACGTCCGAGCAAGTTTTAGTTTTCTCGGACCTTGGACCTAAGACTCCAGTTGACGGACAGTAATTCCTTGAACTTGCTGGCCTTCTCCTCCTCAGCCTTTTCGTAGCATCTACTTGAAGAGAAAAAGTTAAGGTTAGTTTGCAGGCCGTCCATAGAACCGTTTGTGCACCTGGTTTCGCAACTTGTCGCCCATTCGGTTGCCGATTCAGCAGTCAAGTGTCAACATCGGCAAAACTCCACACTTGGgtgatttgttttcattgaaGACTTCCCCGTCTTTCCCACCGCAGCCATCCGATCTGAACTGCTACGATGCGAAGCTGGAGATCGATGACGAAATGGAGCTGGCAATTCGACTGCGAGAGCTCAGTTGGCGGACTACTGTTCTCTTGGCTGCCCACAATTGGCCAACTAACCAACGGAGCGCGATAACGATGGGATTGCGAAATATTCGCAAGCCACTCAAATCAAGTTTTTCCGCCAAACGAATGCCGCgcagaaaatattaaaatgcaagtGGTTTCATTCAGTTTTCATTTGCTGCTCGCTGACGCTGGTCGGTTGGCCATTCCTTTTATTTCGATCATTAATTTTGGTTCGGATTAATACGGCGATGGTCCGCTTGGAACTGATTGTGCTGCTGGTGGCATTTGCCACTTGCCTAGTTAGAACCAACGATGTATTCCTGAAAGAGCCACGTAAGTGCTGCCTGATTGCTAGATCGGTTAATCTGAAACAATTTCAATACCCCCGTTTTTGGCTAACACATGTGTGACTAACCCGCTTAGCAGCTGGAACTCGCTGTTCAAATAGCGCCAAAAACATTGCACCACTAAACCggatttgattttcaaaattctcTGTGTGTATTTTGTTTACTCGCACTTACTCGCACTCGCACCCTTGCGATCTCAACCAAATCCACATCCGAATTCAAATCCAATATGAACTGAACAAAATTCTAACCGAACCGCAGCAGATTACATCAAAGAGTGTAGGATAGCCGACAAGGACTTTGTCAACTGCTCGACCCACAGCATCCAGCAGCTATTCGACAAACTCAACGATGGTGGGTAGAGTCCTGCGGTGTGTGTTCTGTGCTGACAATGTGGTACCGATTCATAGGGATACCCGGGCTCACCAGCATCAAAAGCTTCGATCCCTTCTATCTCAACCGCATACGGATCACGCAGGGCAATAGCAACGCAATCAATCTCAAGGTGGAGCTGGCCAACGTCAAGATCATTGGGTTCGGGCACACGAACGTCCTGGAGAGTCAGTGAGTGCGAGCTCCTCCATAGTGAGTCGCATTCTGTAAGTCAGCCATCTTTTTCAGGGTGTTTAAGAAGGACTACAGCTGGAAAACCACCTTCACACTGCCCGAGATGAAGCTCCAGGCAGACTACAGTCTGTTCGGTCGGATCTTGCTCATCCCGCTCAACGGAAAGGGGCAGGTGTTCCTGGACGCGGAGAACATGACGGTCACCATGCACACGAAGACACGGCTCTACTCCAAGGGTGGGTTCACCTTCTACAACGTGACCAACCTGCACGTGGACTTTAAAATGGATGGGCTCAAGTCGTATTTTTCCAACCTGTTCAATGGCAATAAGCAACTGGGTAAGTAGCTGAAATCTCCAAAACTCACATCGTGACCACTTTTGGAACGCCTTCGGCCCCAGAGGACAGCACCAACAAGTTTTTCAACGACAACTGGCGTATGCTGGCCGATGCCCTGTACACGGTCATCACCCAGACCATCGAGGACATTCTGCTAGATGTGCTGAAGAAGATATTTCACTTCATTCCGGCCAACTTCTTTGTGAGCGACATCCCGACGCCGGAACAGCTTTATGGAAGGGTCAAGCCGAAGCCGAAATGAGGAAATTGTTCGCAAAATTTGGGAGGGGGGATCCTGTGAAAAGTAGCCAATAAAGTCTGTGGCAAAACTTGAAGCGACCCCTTATAAGAGCAGCACACATGAATTGCTGGTGAAATGGTTTCCTGCCTGCTCTCAAAAGCATTAGTGTCGGTCAACTGTTGCCTTAGTCCTGGAACCGTCGTCTGGTAGGTTAGAGTGAAAAACTAATGGCGGCACCTTAATCAGACATTGTACGGCCGTGTCCTGGAAAATATATCAGGATAGCCGTCACTGCGCAGACAGTCGGCAAACGATGGCCGGGATCGACTCGACTGGGTAAAAAGTACACAAAACCTGTATTACACAGTTCACTCGGCAAATAAAGCCGTAAACCGGCGGCAGGAGGTGAGTATTCCAGCTGAGGGTAACCGCACATATGGCAAGTCAAAACcggaaccagaaccagaaacAGAGGCCGCGTGTTCAAATTAATTGCCGCAAAAACAGTCCCAGGCCcaaattaatttacattttttgtgcCTGCCGCTGCTTTTTTTCCTGGCCAATG from Drosophila yakuba strain Tai18E2 chromosome 3L, Prin_Dyak_Tai18E2_2.1, whole genome shotgun sequence carries:
- the LOC6535166 gene encoding circadian clock-controlled protein daywake, whose protein sequence is MVRLELIVLLVAFATCLVRTNDVFLKEPPDYIKECRIADKDFVNCSTHSIQQLFDKLNDGIPGLTSIKSFDPFYLNRIRITQGNSNAINLKVELANVKIIGFGHTNVLESQVFKKDYSWKTTFTLPEMKLQADYSLFGRILLIPLNGKGQVFLDAENMTVTMHTKTRLYSKGGFTFYNVTNLHVDFKMDGLKSYFSNLFNGNKQLEDSTNKFFNDNWRMLADALYTVITQTIEDILLDVLKKIFHFIPANFFVSDIPTPEQLYGRVKPKPK